The following are encoded in a window of Cryobacterium sp. CG_9.6 genomic DNA:
- a CDS encoding DarT ssDNA thymidine ADP-ribosyltransferase family protein: MVHFIDPLEENPAPVRRSAPIRRSRIGQREVLSRGSAKVSVAVEPWVRVDEQQIFHLTHEHNLASILAEKQLLADASPDWDERPVVDLSSAHTRITRRDRHTGHHGDSVVADFVPFSLRPDSHQLCSLSDRSGLILLMSTIATVLDWQATAHRAHVPKMLFTNADAAAPNTQFGRTRDQLASLVRVLFSPATAHEHVAESREAEFLVQGFFPLRRITSIAVPDEPAATRIRGILGATSSTMTVIVRPEWFSLN; the protein is encoded by the coding sequence GTGGTTCACTTCATCGACCCGCTGGAGGAGAACCCTGCCCCGGTGCGACGCTCGGCTCCGATCCGTCGCTCCCGCATCGGTCAGCGCGAGGTGTTGTCGCGTGGTTCGGCAAAGGTGAGCGTTGCGGTGGAACCGTGGGTGCGGGTGGACGAACAGCAGATCTTCCACCTGACCCACGAGCACAATCTGGCGTCGATCCTGGCCGAGAAGCAGCTCTTGGCCGATGCCAGCCCCGACTGGGACGAGCGTCCGGTCGTGGACCTGTCGTCCGCACACACTCGGATCACTCGTCGCGACCGACATACGGGCCATCACGGTGACTCCGTGGTGGCGGACTTCGTTCCCTTCTCCCTGCGCCCGGATTCACACCAGCTGTGCAGCCTGTCCGACCGCTCCGGCCTTATCCTGCTGATGAGCACGATAGCGACCGTGCTCGACTGGCAGGCGACCGCGCACCGGGCCCACGTGCCCAAAATGCTGTTCACCAACGCCGATGCTGCTGCACCGAACACCCAGTTCGGCCGCACACGGGACCAGCTGGCATCGCTCGTGCGGGTGCTGTTCAGCCCGGCCACGGCGCACGAGCACGTTGCGGAGTCACGAGAAGCCGAGTTTCTCGTGCAGGGCTTCTTTCCTCTTCGGCGGATTACCTCGATCGCGGTGCCTGACGAGCCAGCCGCCACTCGCATTCGCGGAATACTCGGTGCGACCTCATCGACCATGACCGTCATCGTTCGGCCGGAGTGGTTCAGCCTCAACTGA
- a CDS encoding sulfite exporter TauE/SafE family protein produces the protein MLTTGLVLAAVFIGSSLQRITGMGFGLVAAPFMVLLLGPVEGVMLVNICAAVTASAILLRVRTHIDWHRYRGLVGFALLGILPGAFVLQFVSVAWLEICIGVLVAAALTVSINLKRATLRDSRRNRAVAGLASGFMNATAGVGGPAVSVYAIATLWPHRSFAATMQPYFLTLALASVAAKLATGSAGLPDLPIWAWVAVGVACLAGLGLGEGLARVVEAPAARRLLVIVAYVGSVLTVGRGLLELLG, from the coding sequence GTGCTGACGACGGGTCTGGTCTTGGCGGCTGTGTTTATCGGCTCCAGCCTGCAGCGCATTACGGGAATGGGCTTTGGCCTCGTGGCCGCCCCCTTCATGGTGCTCCTTCTCGGACCGGTTGAGGGCGTCATGCTGGTGAACATCTGTGCGGCTGTCACGGCATCCGCTATTTTGCTGCGGGTGCGCACGCACATTGACTGGCATCGGTACCGCGGCCTCGTGGGCTTTGCGCTGCTGGGTATTCTTCCGGGCGCGTTTGTTTTGCAATTTGTGTCCGTGGCGTGGCTGGAGATTTGTATTGGTGTCCTGGTGGCGGCGGCGCTCACCGTGTCCATCAACCTCAAACGCGCGACGCTGCGCGACAGCCGGAGGAATCGGGCCGTCGCCGGGCTTGCCAGTGGGTTTATGAATGCGACCGCCGGCGTGGGCGGGCCGGCGGTGAGCGTTTACGCCATTGCCACCCTGTGGCCCCATCGCTCGTTCGCGGCGACCATGCAACCGTATTTTCTGACCCTCGCCCTGGCATCCGTCGCGGCGAAGCTGGCCACCGGGTCGGCGGGACTCCCAGATCTGCCAATCTGGGCGTGGGTTGCCGTGGGTGTCGCTTGTCTGGCCGGATTGGGTCTTGGTGAGGGCCTCGCCCGAGTCGTCGAAGCCCCGGCGGCACGTCGTCTGCTCGTGATCGTGGCCTACGTGGGTTCCGTCCTCACCGTGGGACGCGGTCTTCTGGAATTGCTCGGCTGA
- a CDS encoding GGDEF domain-containing protein, with protein MMDTEICPPECLGAGIDNLLADSERSSTKGEHRLGAEQAEAALTADGANPAQQAKARQLLTLHRLRLGDYQASVKHGLLALEYFEATGDLLAQSTVHCTLALAFTDTALNETAVRHVLGALEAARACGNPTAEFWALSRFSLVHGAMGDGQRSIDLGRQALAVAQRLEDAETSFVAVNNLGDTYLVIARELLAGGEDATPAFTTGLALMREAVALAEAQGNPFNETLARTNLVSFLVGLRQHDEAREQGRRGKALSRTHGYRSLEIDIDAQLAELAREAGHVDVAAAMMEDQLANPDVCGEPKLLAKLHRALFEIYKADGRFDLALAHYEKLHAVTLLMTVQTAGLQSQMLINTIEIEQARHEMEKSRLQLRVEKIRAEELNDQAHTDPLTQLSNRRALDRELPWMIARAQRRNRPLCAAMIDLDNFKLVNDDHGHTTGDEVLTVVAGMLRTITRGTDLAVRVGGEEFLLIFAETSEREAAIACERLLASVRGYDWEAVAPGLRCTVSAGLAQLERDGSIPDWLARADRALYDAKRAGRDQIVIARAMGGTEKP; from the coding sequence ATGATGGACACCGAGATCTGTCCGCCGGAGTGTCTCGGTGCCGGCATTGACAACCTTCTGGCCGACAGCGAACGATCGAGCACGAAGGGTGAACATCGCCTCGGTGCCGAACAGGCGGAAGCTGCCTTGACTGCCGACGGCGCGAACCCGGCGCAGCAGGCGAAAGCGCGTCAGCTTCTCACCCTGCACCGGCTGCGGCTCGGCGATTATCAGGCGTCGGTGAAGCACGGTCTCCTTGCGCTGGAGTATTTCGAGGCGACGGGGGACCTCCTCGCCCAATCCACGGTGCACTGCACTCTGGCGCTGGCCTTCACCGATACGGCGCTGAATGAAACAGCCGTGCGGCACGTGTTGGGGGCGCTTGAGGCGGCGCGCGCCTGCGGTAACCCGACGGCAGAATTCTGGGCACTGAGCCGGTTCTCACTCGTGCACGGGGCGATGGGAGATGGTCAGCGATCTATTGATTTAGGCCGGCAGGCCCTCGCCGTTGCGCAACGGTTGGAGGACGCGGAAACGAGTTTTGTTGCGGTGAACAATCTGGGTGATACCTACCTGGTGATCGCACGGGAGCTCCTGGCGGGCGGCGAGGACGCCACGCCGGCTTTCACGACTGGATTAGCTCTGATGAGAGAGGCTGTTGCGCTCGCCGAGGCGCAGGGTAATCCCTTCAACGAGACGCTGGCAAGAACCAATCTGGTGAGCTTCTTGGTGGGGTTAAGGCAGCACGATGAGGCCCGTGAACAGGGCCGGCGCGGCAAAGCGCTGAGCCGGACGCACGGCTACCGAAGCCTGGAGATTGACATTGACGCCCAGCTGGCTGAGCTGGCGCGCGAGGCGGGCCATGTTGACGTGGCTGCCGCCATGATGGAAGACCAACTCGCGAATCCCGATGTGTGCGGTGAGCCGAAGCTGCTTGCCAAACTCCACCGCGCATTGTTTGAGATCTACAAAGCGGATGGGCGCTTTGATCTGGCTCTGGCCCACTATGAGAAGCTGCACGCCGTCACGCTGCTGATGACGGTGCAGACGGCCGGGCTGCAGTCTCAAATGCTCATCAACACAATTGAGATCGAGCAGGCTCGCCATGAAATGGAAAAGTCACGGCTGCAGCTGCGTGTCGAAAAGATTCGCGCGGAAGAGCTCAACGATCAGGCGCACACCGACCCACTCACCCAACTTTCCAACCGCCGTGCGCTGGACCGGGAACTGCCGTGGATGATTGCGCGTGCGCAACGCCGAAATAGACCCCTCTGCGCGGCCATGATCGATCTGGACAACTTCAAGCTCGTCAACGACGACCATGGACACACCACCGGTGATGAGGTGCTCACCGTGGTGGCTGGAATGCTCCGCACGATCACGCGTGGCACCGACCTCGCGGTTCGTGTGGGCGGTGAAGAGTTCTTACTGATCTTCGCCGAAACCAGTGAGCGCGAGGCGGCAATCGCGTGCGAGCGGCTGCTCGCATCGGTGCGCGGCTACGACTGGGAGGCCGTGGCGCCGGGTCTTCGCTGTACCGTGAGCGCGGGTCTTGCGCAGCTGGAACGAGACGGCAGTATTCCAGACTGGCTGGCGCGAGCGGATCGCGCCCTGTACGACGCAAAACGTGCCGGTCGGGACCAGATTGTGATCGCGCGGGCCATGGGTGGCACCGAGAAGCCCTGA
- the alr gene encoding alanine racemase produces the protein MKSAVPATLAERLPERAAIIDLAAVRHNVRHLVALAAGADVMAVVKADAYGHGALPVARAALEAGASWLGLAHICEALPLRAAGIDSPMLAWLHTIDSDFAAAVAANIDLGCSGWELPYIVAAAEALRTTARIHLKIDTGLGRNGCTPADWDEFVRRARQAELAGTVTVVGIFSHLAVADEPDRPETAEQLAAFATANAQAEAAGLRPSLRHIANSAGVLSRADTHFNLVRPGLALYGLSPFAGRTSESLGLRPVMTLRTVISLCKDVPAGQGVSYGLDYRTASASTLGLVPLGYADGIPRIATGGPVRVNGVTYPVVGRIAMDQMVIDLGYAEGAATDGSVIGTEALLFGPGDDGEASVDEWAAAAGTINYEVVTRISPRVPRVYRNTTPD, from the coding sequence GTGAAATCTGCCGTCCCCGCCACCCTTGCTGAGCGCCTTCCCGAGCGCGCGGCGATCATCGATCTCGCCGCCGTGCGGCACAACGTTCGACACCTGGTCGCACTCGCCGCTGGCGCCGACGTCATGGCCGTGGTCAAGGCCGATGCCTACGGTCACGGCGCTCTCCCGGTGGCCCGAGCCGCCCTCGAAGCCGGAGCGAGCTGGCTGGGCCTGGCACACATCTGCGAGGCTCTCCCGCTTCGCGCAGCGGGCATCGACTCCCCCATGCTGGCGTGGCTCCACACGATTGACAGTGATTTTGCCGCCGCAGTGGCTGCCAATATCGATCTGGGATGCTCCGGCTGGGAACTCCCGTACATCGTCGCTGCCGCGGAGGCGCTGAGGACGACCGCCCGCATTCACCTGAAGATCGACACCGGTCTGGGGCGCAACGGCTGCACTCCGGCGGACTGGGACGAGTTCGTGCGCCGGGCGCGACAGGCCGAGTTAGCGGGGACGGTCACAGTGGTGGGTATTTTCTCGCACCTTGCGGTGGCCGACGAGCCTGACCGTCCCGAAACCGCTGAGCAACTTGCTGCGTTCGCCACGGCCAATGCTCAGGCCGAGGCGGCGGGACTGCGTCCCAGCCTGCGACACATCGCTAACAGTGCCGGGGTACTCTCCCGCGCCGATACCCACTTCAACCTCGTGCGACCCGGGCTGGCCCTGTACGGACTGTCACCGTTCGCCGGCCGCACATCAGAGAGCTTGGGCCTGCGTCCGGTGATGACGCTGCGCACCGTGATCTCACTCTGCAAAGACGTGCCGGCCGGCCAGGGAGTCTCGTATGGGCTCGACTATCGGACCGCATCGGCGTCGACACTCGGCCTCGTTCCCCTCGGCTACGCAGATGGTATTCCCCGCATCGCGACTGGCGGCCCGGTGCGCGTCAACGGGGTCACGTATCCCGTGGTCGGACGCATTGCCATGGACCAGATGGTTATCGACCTCGGCTATGCCGAGGGTGCGGCCACCGACGGGAGCGTCATCGGCACGGAGGCTCTTCTCTTCGGCCCGGGCGACGATGGGGAGGCATCCGTTGACGAGTGGGCTGCCGCTGCCGGAACCATCAATTATGAGGTTGTCACCCGCATCAGCCCCCGCGTGCCCCGCGTGTACCGCAACACCACCCCCGACTGA